One window of uncultured Trichococcus sp. genomic DNA carries:
- the rplK gene encoding 50S ribosomal protein L11 — protein MAKKVVKLVKLQIPAGKASPAPPVGPALGQAQVNIMGFCKEFNARTADQAGMIIPVVISVYEDRSFTFITKTPPAPVLLKKAAGIESGSGEPNKKKVGTVTRDQVKEIAETKMVDLNAADVEAAMRMVEGTARSMGITVQD, from the coding sequence GTGGCTAAAAAAGTTGTTAAATTAGTTAAGTTACAAATTCCTGCAGGTAAAGCATCTCCTGCTCCACCGGTAGGTCCAGCTTTGGGTCAAGCACAAGTAAACATCATGGGATTCTGTAAAGAATTCAATGCACGTACAGCTGACCAAGCAGGTATGATCATTCCCGTCGTCATTTCTGTATATGAAGATCGTTCATTCACCTTCATTACAAAAACTCCTCCAGCTCCAGTATTGCTGAAAAAAGCTGCAGGTATCGAATCAGGTTCAGGCGAACCAAACAAGAAAAAAGTTGGTACCGTAACTCGTGACCAAGTTAAAGAAATCGCTGAAACAAAAATGGTAGACTTGAATGCAGCAGACGTAGAAGCTGCTATGCGTATGGTCGAAGGTACTGCCCGTTCAATGGGTATTACAGTTCAAGACTAA
- a CDS encoding class I SAM-dependent methyltransferase, giving the protein MSNHYYTKNPETESKETSWTFPLRDREFRFISDSGVFSKKTVDFGSRLLIESFRLNEEVSGDILDVGCGYGPMGLALAHAYPARLVEMVDVNERALSLARRNAEANHIRNVKVYESNTYDQVPEGRQFAAIVSNPPIRAGKQVVHRILSEAHTHLLPGGTLTVVIQKKQGAPSAEQKMLEVFGNAEVIARDKGYWIIQSVKS; this is encoded by the coding sequence ATGTCAAATCATTACTACACAAAAAATCCTGAAACCGAAAGCAAGGAAACTTCTTGGACGTTTCCTTTGAGGGACCGTGAATTCCGTTTCATCTCGGACAGCGGCGTCTTCTCCAAAAAAACGGTCGACTTCGGTTCGCGCTTGCTGATCGAAAGTTTCCGCTTGAATGAGGAAGTATCCGGGGATATCCTCGATGTCGGCTGCGGTTACGGTCCGATGGGTCTTGCGCTCGCGCATGCTTATCCTGCCAGACTGGTGGAGATGGTGGACGTAAACGAGCGGGCTTTGTCTTTGGCGCGCAGAAATGCGGAAGCCAACCACATCCGCAATGTGAAAGTCTACGAATCGAATACCTACGACCAAGTGCCGGAAGGAAGGCAATTCGCTGCAATCGTCAGCAATCCGCCGATCCGCGCCGGGAAACAGGTCGTCCATCGCATTCTGTCGGAAGCGCACACGCATCTCTTGCCGGGTGGCACGCTGACTGTGGTCATCCAGAAGAAGCAAGGCGCGCCGAGTGCTGAACAGAAAATGCTGGAAGTCTTCGGGAATGCCGAAGTGATTGCGCGCGACAAAGGGTATTGGATCATCCAATCGGTCAAGTCTTAG
- the rplJ gene encoding 50S ribosomal protein L10 gives MSEAAIAQKQLLVEELTTKIQESASVVVVDYLGLTVEQVTELRKQLREAGVEMKVIKNSLMVRAAVAAGLEGMESIFKGPTAVAFSSEDVVAPAKIMAEFAKTAEKLEIKGGIVEGNVSSKEEIEALAKLPNREGMLSMLLSVLQAPVRNFALAIKAVSEKDGEAA, from the coding sequence ATGAGTGAAGCTGCTATTGCACAAAAACAACTGTTGGTTGAAGAACTGACAACAAAAATCCAAGAATCCGCATCTGTAGTCGTTGTTGACTATTTAGGTCTTACTGTTGAACAGGTGACTGAATTAAGAAAACAATTGCGTGAAGCTGGCGTAGAAATGAAAGTTATCAAAAACTCTCTAATGGTACGTGCTGCTGTCGCTGCAGGTTTGGAAGGAATGGAAAGCATCTTCAAAGGACCTACTGCTGTTGCATTCAGTTCTGAAGATGTTGTTGCTCCAGCCAAAATCATGGCTGAATTCGCAAAAACTGCTGAAAAACTAGAAATCAAAGGTGGTATCGTTGAAGGTAACGTTTCTTCTAAAGAAGAAATCGAAGCTTTGGCAAAACTACCAAACCGCGAAGGTATGCTTTCTATGTTACTTTCAGTACTACAAGCTCCAGTCCGCAACTTTGCGTTGGCTATTAAAGCTGTATCTGAGAAAGACGGCGAAGCTGCATAA
- the rplA gene encoding 50S ribosomal protein L1 — protein sequence MAKKSKKFQDAAKKVDSTKAYSVEEAVALAKEVDFAKFDATVEVAYRLGIDTRKNDQQIRGAVVLPNGTGKTQRVLVFAKGEKAKEAEAAGADYVGDADMVQKIQGGWFEFDVVVATPDMMGEVGRLGRVLGPKGLMPNPKTGTVTMDVTKAIDEIKAGKVTYRADKAGNIHVPIGKVSFDDAKLMENFRTIHDVIVKAKPATAKGQYIKNVSVTTTFGPGVKVDASSL from the coding sequence ATGGCTAAGAAAAGTAAAAAATTCCAAGATGCTGCGAAAAAAGTAGATTCTACTAAAGCATATTCAGTAGAAGAAGCAGTAGCATTAGCGAAAGAAGTCGATTTTGCAAAATTCGACGCAACTGTTGAGGTCGCTTACCGTTTAGGGATCGACACTCGTAAAAATGACCAACAAATCCGTGGAGCAGTCGTGCTTCCAAACGGAACTGGTAAAACACAACGCGTTTTAGTATTCGCTAAAGGCGAAAAAGCTAAAGAAGCGGAAGCTGCTGGTGCAGACTACGTAGGCGACGCAGACATGGTTCAAAAAATCCAAGGTGGATGGTTTGAATTTGATGTTGTTGTAGCAACTCCTGACATGATGGGCGAAGTTGGACGTTTGGGTCGTGTATTGGGACCTAAAGGCTTGATGCCAAACCCTAAAACAGGTACTGTAACAATGGACGTAACAAAAGCTATTGACGAAATCAAAGCTGGTAAAGTTACATACCGTGCTGACAAAGCTGGTAACATCCATGTTCCTATCGGTAAAGTATCATTCGATGATGCTAAATTGATGGAAAACTTCCGTACAATCCACGATGTAATCGTGAAAGCTAAACCAGCAACTGCTAAAGGCCAATACATCAAAAATGTAAGTGTAACAACTACATTTGGACCTGGCGTAAAAGTGGACGCAAGCTCTTTATAA
- the rplL gene encoding 50S ribosomal protein L7/L12 — MSLNIEAIIADIKVATVLELNDLVKAIEEEFGVTAAAPVAAAGAVAAAVEEQTEFNVELTSAGDSKIKVIKVVREATGLGLKEAKALVDGAPGVIKEAVSKEDAEALKAQLEEVGASVTIK; from the coding sequence ATGTCATTAAACATCGAAGCAATCATTGCTGACATCAAAGTAGCAACAGTTTTAGAATTAAACGACTTAGTAAAAGCTATCGAAGAAGAATTCGGCGTAACAGCTGCAGCTCCAGTAGCAGCAGCAGGTGCAGTAGCAGCAGCAGTAGAAGAGCAAACTGAATTCAACGTTGAATTAACTTCAGCTGGAGATTCAAAAATCAAAGTTATCAAAGTTGTACGTGAAGCTACAGGCCTAGGCTTGAAAGAAGCTAAAGCTCTAGTTGACGGCGCTCCTGGCGTTATCAAAGAAGCTGTATCTAAAGAAGATGCTGAAGCATTGAAAGCTCAATTAGAAGAAGTTGGCGCTTCTGTAACAATTAAATAA